The Caminicella sporogenes DSM 14501 sequence TCAACTCATCTAAAACAAACTCTTCCATAGTTTTATTTTTAAGCTTTTCATCATTTATATCAATCGAAAACATTTCATCATAGAGAAATGGCATGTTTTTCATTTTTAGATATAAAACATAGTCAATCTTATCACTTTTTGTATTTTCATCACTTACCTTAGTAGCTTGTTCATTATTTTCTTCTACAGCTTGTTCTAAATCTGTTCCACTAACTTCAGCTTCCTTTTTAGAACAGCCAACTGAAAGAGATAATATAAATAACGCTATCAATAAAATTGAAAATAATCTTTTCATACATTTGTCCCCCTTGCTTATTTTAATTTTAATTATTCTATATATTCCCTATAATTTTCTTCATTTAACACTTTTATTCCATTTTTTTTAAGTAAAGCTGTTGTAACTCCTACACCTTCTCTTAGCTTTCCGCTAAAACTGCCATCATAAATTTTAAAACTTGCACATGATGGACTTCTAGCCTTTAAAATAGCTTTTTTTATACCATACAGTTTAGCAATTTTAAGTGATTCATATGCTCCTTTTATAAAATAGTCTGTAACATCATCCCCTTTGAGATTTAATACTTTTTTCTTACCATCTAAAACATCATATCCATCTCCAGCAATTATTTCACTAGGTTTGCGTGGAGTTGGCAGCCCACCCAATTGTTCAGGACATACGATTATATATTTTTTATCTTTTAAAAATTTCTTCAAATCTTCATTATAATTATTTTTACCATTATATTTACAATCAATTCCCAACAAACAAGCACTAACTAATATCATCTTTACTTCTCCTTAAAATTTATTTTAATTCAACTATAGTTACTCCATCTCCTCCTTCACCATAAACGCCCTGTCTAAAAGACTTTACATGAGAATGAGTCTTTAAAAACTGATGTATACCTTTTCTAAGTGCACCTGTTCCTTTACCGTGAATAATACTCACTCTCTGCAATTTAGCCAAATAAGCATCATCTAAATACTTATCCAATATAATCCTTGCTTCTTCAAAAGTTTGTCCTCTTAAATCTATTTCACTTTTTACAGTCTGTGTTTTTGTTTTAAGAATAGTTCCTACATTTGTCTTTTCTATGCTGTCTCTATCTTCCTTAACTAATCTTAAATTTGAAATATTGACATTAATTTTCATAATTCCAATTTGTACTGTTAAGTCACCATCAGAATTCGGTTTGCTAATAACAGTACCCGTTTGATTTAAAGTTAATATTCTTACTGTATCTCCTACTCTTAAATCTTTAGGTGGTTCATCAGTATCAATATTTTCTATTCTAAATAGTGGTTCTTCTAAAGCATCTATACTGATTCTCATCTTCTTTCTCATTTCTTCAATCTTTCTATTTCTTTCTCTACCAACTTCCTTTGAAATATTTCTGAGTTCTTTTATTATCTCATCAGCTTCTTTTTTAGCATCTTTCAAAATTTTTCTAGCTTCTTCTTTAGCTTGTCTTATTTCTCTTTCTCTTTGCTTATTAAGTTTTTGTATTTTTTTCTCATATTCATTTTTAAGCCTTTGAACTTCAAGTCTCAATCTAATAGCTTCATCTCTATCTTTTTCAGCTAACTTTCTATTTTCTTCTATTGAAGATATTATTTCTTCAAATTCTATATCTTCTTTATTTATAAATTCTCTAGCTTTTTCTATTATATAATCACTTAATCCCAATCTCTTTGATATTTCAAGAGCATTTGACTTACCCGGTATTCCTATTAAAAGCTTATAAGTAGGACTTAAAGTTTCAACATCAAATTCAACTGAAGCATTTTCCATGCCATCTTTTATTAATGCAAATTGTTTAAGCTCGCTATAGTGAGTAGTAGCTATTGTCCTTACTCCTCTTTCATACAAATCAGTTAATATAGCCATAGCCAAAGCTGCACCTTCTGTCGGGTCTGTCCCTGCTCCTAACTCATCTAATATGACAAGGTCTTTTTCTGTAACATTATTCATTATTTCAATTATATTTTTCATGTGAGATGAAAATGTACTTAAACTCTGTTCTATGCTTTGTTCATCTCCTATATCCGCATACACTCCATCAAAAACAGATACTTCAGTACCATAATCAGCTGGTACATAAAGTCCAGATTGAGCCATAAGTACCATAAGTCCAACCATTTTTAGAGTAACAGTTTTACCACCTGTATTTGGACCTGTAATAATTAAACTAGTAAAGTTATCACCTAACCAAATACTATTTGGTACTACAACATTTTTATCTATTAAAGGATGTCGTCCATTTTTTATTTTTATATATCCTCTATTATTTAATTTGGGTTCTATGCCTTTCATTTCAAGTGCCAATTTACCTTTAGCAAAAATAAAATCAAGTTTAGTTAAAATTTCCTGATTTACTTTTATACCTTCAGACTTTTCGCCTATCAATCCTGTAATTTCAGTTAAAATTCTTTCTATTTCAGCTTGTTCTTTAAGTTTTAATTCTTTCAAATCATTATTCATCTCAACTATAGATAATGGTTCAATAAAAAGTGTAGCGCCACTTGATGACTGGTCGTGAACTAATCCAGGAACATTGACTCTATTTTCAGCTTTTACAGGAATTACATATCTTCCCTGTCTAATAGTTACAATAGACTCTTGTAGATATTTCTGCATGCTCGGAGAACTTATTATTAAATTTAACTTATTTTTTATAGCATTATTTTTATTTGCTATCTGCCTTCTTATATTTTTAAGAGTTACACTGGCATTATCTGATATTTCATCTTCCCCTAAAATTGCTTCATTTATTCTGTCTTCAATATGTTTATACGTATTTAAACTAGAAGCATAACTTTGTAAAATAGGAAAATTTCCATTATTTTCATTACCGCTTTTTATAAAATTTTTTAACATTCTGGCCGTTCTCAAAGTATCTGAAACCTCTAACAGTTGAGAAGGCGTAAGATATGAACCTATCTCTGCCATCTTTAAATGTCTTCTCAAATCATATATGGGTCCGATAGGCACACTTCCTCTTTGTATTATTAAATTAGCTGCTTCAGAAGTTTCACTTAGTAGCTCTCTAACCTCATTAAAATCAGTTGATGGTCTAAGTTTTTCTACCAAATTTTTAGCTAAATTTGATGTTACATGATTTTTAAGCATGTCCACTATTTTTTCATATTCTAATACTCTTAGACTACGCTCGTTCATTTTCACTCTCCTTACACACTTCTTTGTTTAAGCTTCAAGCCTTTAGCACAATTACTCTACGCCTCTAAAAAAATGTCCCTTAGTATAATCATTATTTGATTTATATTTTTCAATAAATTGTATTATTTCCTCGGAAATTATTTTTTTACCTTTTAAAACATCTTCTATCATTTTTTCATAAGCCTTAACAATATCTATTATTTCATTCTTTTTTTCATTTGTAAACTGTAATCTTATCAAACCTAAATCATTATCCAAAAGTTCTTTTATGTATTCAATTAAAAATAACTTCTTAGAATTAAGTATCTGAACTTTACAATTATTATCAGTTAATATCGGAAAGACATTTCCATATCTGTCCTTTAATCCAAATTTTTTATTCCTACATATATTGCATAATTTTTTTTCATTTTTTATAGCAGTTTTAATAGCACAATATTTCATAATCATCATGGGTAAATGTCCATAAACTAATACTTCACAATTTATATCAGCATTTTTTACAATATCTCTAATCTGAGCAAAAGTTAGTTCTAATGACAAAGTGCAGCATTTTACACCTAAATCGCTAATTTTCTTTAATGCCATATTATTAAATATATTAAAAGAAAAATCTGTATAAATATTTACATCTGTATTTCTTAATAAATTTAACTGTCCATGATTAGATACCAATATATGACCTGTTCTTTTTATGTTTTCTAAATTCTGTCTAATATAAGCCATTTCTCTATCATCTGTAATTCTACTTAAAGCCGGTACTATCAATTTATTATATTTTTCAGAAACTTTTATAGCTTCATCTATATCATATAAGTTTGAATAATAAATTAAATCTACATTACATTTTAAAACGGCTTCCAGCTGCTTTAAATTATTTACATATACTCTTAAACTTACTTTTCCTCCATTGCCTTGAATATTATTATTTTTACTATCTGATAATTCATTTATAATCAAATCCATATATTTTCTATTATTGCGTCTTTTTCTAGCATTATTTAACTTGTCAATAGCATTTCTTCTAACCTCATTAATTTCACTTATTGGAATTAATATATTATCATCTAACTCTACTTCTAATTTTTCAAAATAGTAAGGTGTTCCTCCCAATTTATTCATCTGTTTTATAATTCTTTCCTCTGTTAAAGGTTTATTAACAGCCTTTTCAACATACTTATCACCTACAAAATTTATATAATTGCCATCTGTATCCCATATATATACTTCTAATTTTTTACCTAATTTACATTTAATTGCCCCGTAAATAGGAACTTTTTTATTTTCAATTGCAAAACTCTTTCTAGCTCTTTCAAGAAGCTCTATATCTGCTGTTTTATAAATGATATTTTCAATATTCCCTTTGACTTTATAATCTATTTCAACTATTTGTCCAGCTTTTGCTTCATATATTATCTTATCTTTACTATATATTTTATTGACAATTATACCATCATCTTCACTGCTGGATTTTAACTTTATCTTTATTCCATCTCCTTTTCTTAAATCTTCAAATAACTTTATCTTCAGCTTATTACTCTTTTTGTTTATTTCAATTACTCTGCCAAGCTTAATTCCTCTATTTCCCGGTTTTTCAAAACTCATAATGTCTTTTCCATATTCTCCAAACAAATAACCTTTAGTAAATTTACGATTAAATATTTTTTCTAAATCTTTTCTCAAGCTTTCATTTACATTAATTTTACCTGTAGAAAGATATTCGTCTATGACTGCTTTGTAAGCATAAACTACTGTTGCAACATATTCTGGTCTTTTCATTCTTCCTTCTATTTTTAAAGAATTCACTCCTACATCTATAATTTCACCAACTTTTTCAATAGTATTTAAATCCCGCGAACTCAAAATATAATTGCCATTTATATTCGCCATTTCTTTATTACTTTCTAAATCTACCAATTTATATGGCAATCTGCACGGTTGAGCACACCTTCCTCTATTTCCACTTCTTCCACCGATAAGACTACTCATTAAACACTGACCTGAATAGCTAATGCATAATGCCCCATGAATAAAAACTTCTAATTCCACATCACTATTTTCTTTTATATATTTTATTTCTTTTAAATCCATTTCTCTAGGCAGAACTACTCTTTTAACTCCAAATTCTTTTAAAAGTTTTACTCCATCTAAATTATGTATAGTCATTTGGGTACTTGCATGAATTTCAAAATCTGGATAATTTTCTCTAATATATTTTAACACTCCCAAATCCTGAAGTATTACAGCATCTACATCTATGTTATATAAATAATTTATATATTTTTCAAATTCATAAAATTCATTGTTAGATATTAGAGTATTTACTGTTATATATGTCTTTACACCTCTTATATGACAGTACTCAACTGCTTTTTTCAGCTCATCATTTCCAAAATTGTTTGCATACTGTCTAGCTCCAAAATTTTTTCCACCTAAATATATCGCATCAGCACCATTTTGCACTGCAGCTATCATAGCTTCATAACTTCCAACTGGAGCTAATAGCTCAACTTTTTTCACT is a genomic window containing:
- a CDS encoding GerMN domain-containing protein, with translation MKRLFSILLIALFILSLSVGCSKKEAEVSGTDLEQAVEENNEQATKVSDENTKSDKIDYVLYLKMKNMPFLYDEMFSIDINDEKLKNKTMEEFVLDELINYKGDEQFVSPIPKGTKVISVERDGKNVIVNFSKEFLKEKMSTNDATITIGSIVNSLVVLPGNETVQIKVDGEFLKEYYGFDTSKPLSFLEGLFPDK
- a CDS encoding DUF523 domain-containing protein codes for the protein MILVSACLLGIDCKYNGKNNYNEDLKKFLKDKKYIIVCPEQLGGLPTPRKPSEIIAGDGYDVLDGKKKVLNLKGDDVTDYFIKGAYESLKIAKLYGIKKAILKARSPSCASFKIYDGSFSGKLREGVGVTTALLKKNGIKVLNEENYREYIE
- a CDS encoding endonuclease MutS2, whose amino-acid sequence is MNERSLRVLEYEKIVDMLKNHVTSNLAKNLVEKLRPSTDFNEVRELLSETSEAANLIIQRGSVPIGPIYDLRRHLKMAEIGSYLTPSQLLEVSDTLRTARMLKNFIKSGNENNGNFPILQSYASSLNTYKHIEDRINEAILGEDEISDNASVTLKNIRRQIANKNNAIKNKLNLIISSPSMQKYLQESIVTIRQGRYVIPVKAENRVNVPGLVHDQSSSGATLFIEPLSIVEMNNDLKELKLKEQAEIERILTEITGLIGEKSEGIKVNQEILTKLDFIFAKGKLALEMKGIEPKLNNRGYIKIKNGRHPLIDKNVVVPNSIWLGDNFTSLIITGPNTGGKTVTLKMVGLMVLMAQSGLYVPADYGTEVSVFDGVYADIGDEQSIEQSLSTFSSHMKNIIEIMNNVTEKDLVILDELGAGTDPTEGAALAMAILTDLYERGVRTIATTHYSELKQFALIKDGMENASVEFDVETLSPTYKLLIGIPGKSNALEISKRLGLSDYIIEKAREFINKEDIEFEEIISSIEENRKLAEKDRDEAIRLRLEVQRLKNEYEKKIQKLNKQREREIRQAKEEARKILKDAKKEADEIIKELRNISKEVGRERNRKIEEMRKKMRISIDALEEPLFRIENIDTDEPPKDLRVGDTVRILTLNQTGTVISKPNSDGDLTVQIGIMKINVNISNLRLVKEDRDSIEKTNVGTILKTKTQTVKSEIDLRGQTFEEARIILDKYLDDAYLAKLQRVSIIHGKGTGALRKGIHQFLKTHSHVKSFRQGVYGEGGDGVTIVELK
- a CDS encoding U32 family peptidase — protein: MKKVELLAPVGSYEAMIAAVQNGADAIYLGGKNFGARQYANNFGNDELKKAVEYCHIRGVKTYITVNTLISNNEFYEFEKYINYLYNIDVDAVILQDLGVLKYIRENYPDFEIHASTQMTIHNLDGVKLLKEFGVKRVVLPREMDLKEIKYIKENSDVELEVFIHGALCISYSGQCLMSSLIGGRSGNRGRCAQPCRLPYKLVDLESNKEMANINGNYILSSRDLNTIEKVGEIIDVGVNSLKIEGRMKRPEYVATVVYAYKAVIDEYLSTGKINVNESLRKDLEKIFNRKFTKGYLFGEYGKDIMSFEKPGNRGIKLGRVIEINKKSNKLKIKLFEDLRKGDGIKIKLKSSSEDDGIIVNKIYSKDKIIYEAKAGQIVEIDYKVKGNIENIIYKTADIELLERARKSFAIENKKVPIYGAIKCKLGKKLEVYIWDTDGNYINFVGDKYVEKAVNKPLTEERIIKQMNKLGGTPYYFEKLEVELDDNILIPISEINEVRRNAIDKLNNARKRRNNRKYMDLIINELSDSKNNNIQGNGGKVSLRVYVNNLKQLEAVLKCNVDLIYYSNLYDIDEAIKVSEKYNKLIVPALSRITDDREMAYIRQNLENIKRTGHILVSNHGQLNLLRNTDVNIYTDFSFNIFNNMALKKISDLGVKCCTLSLELTFAQIRDIVKNADINCEVLVYGHLPMMIMKYCAIKTAIKNEKKLCNICRNKKFGLKDRYGNVFPILTDNNCKVQILNSKKLFLIEYIKELLDNDLGLIRLQFTNEKKNEIIDIVKAYEKMIEDVLKGKKIISEEIIQFIEKYKSNNDYTKGHFFRGVE